A single region of the Xenopus laevis strain J_2021 chromosome 4L, Xenopus_laevis_v10.1, whole genome shotgun sequence genome encodes:
- the bco1.L gene encoding beta,beta-carotene 15,15'-dioxygenase isoform X1 encodes MQNVNTVESVVDVIFSSNRKDCPEPIKAEVRGEIPKWLQGTLLRNGPGIHKVGDMFYSHWFDGLALLHSFTFQNGEVYYRSKYLKSDTYNSNMEANRIVVSEFGTMAYPDPCKNIFSKAFTYLSHVVPAFTDNCLINIIKLGDDFYASTETNFIRKINPQNLETLEKVDYMKYVTVNIATSHPHYDSAGNTINMGTSIGDKAKTKYLLFKIPPKIPDNSKKSLLKHAEVVCSIPCNRLLSPSYYHSFGMTENYIIFIEQPLKLDIVKMATAYFRGVNWASCITFHKDDKTWIHIIDKRTKKHVSGKFYTDALVTYHHINAYEEDGHIVFDIIAYKDNSLYDMFYLANLKKDFSQETAMTSVPVCKRFVIPLQCEKAVNEGVNLVRIPMTTAKARKDENGDIYCEPENTCEGIELPRINYEYNGKKYRYVYATHVEWRPIPTKIVKFDNITKEVLSWTEDMSWPAEPMFIPHPEAIEEDDGVILSSVVSSDPNKAPFLLILDAKTFQEMGRASVNANIHLDLHGIFIPEENLTK; translated from the exons ATGCAGAACGTCAACACAGTGGAGTCTGTGGTAGATGTCATCTTCTCCTCTAACCGCAAGGACTGCCCTGAGCCCATTAAGGCTGAGGTGAGAG GTGAAATTCCAAAGTGGCTGCAGGGAACTCTACTACGCAATGGaccaggaatacacaaagttgGAGACATGTTCTACAGCCACTGGTTTGATGGACTTGCTTTATTGCACAGCTTCACTTTTCAAAATG gtgaAGTTTACTACAGGAGTAAATACCTCAAAAGTGACACATACAACTCCAATATGGAGGCCAATCGAATAGTAGTATCAGAATTTGGGACCATGGCATATCCAGATccatgcaaaaatatattttccaa agcatttacctATCTGTCACATGTGGTGCCTGCGTTCACAGATAACTGTCTAATCAATATCATAAAGCTTGGTGATGATTTTTATGCATCTACTGAAACAAACTTTATCAGGAAAATAAATCCACAGAATTTGGAAACCTTGGAAAAG gtagATTATATGAAATATGTAACTGTCAATATTGCCACTTCTCATCCCCATTATGATTCTGCTGGCAACACAATAAATATGGGAACATCAATTGGTGACAAAGCAAAGACCAAGTACTTGTTATTTAAGATTCCACCTAAGATTCCAG ACAATTCAAAGAAGTCCCTGCTGAAACATGCCGAAGTAGTTTGTTCAATTCCATGTAATCGGCTTCTGAGCCCCAGCTACTACCACAGCTTTGGAATGACAGAAAATTACATCATATTCATAGAGCAACCCTTAAAGTTAGATATTGTGAAAATGGCAACAGCCTACTTCCGAGGAGTCAACTGGGCTTCATGCATTACCTTCCATAAAGATGATAAG actTGGATTCATATCATTGATAAAAGAACTAAAAAGCATGTTTCAGGAAAATTCTATACGGATGCCCTAGTCACATACCATCACATCAATGCCTATGAAGAAGATGGCCATATAGTATTTGATATTATCGCCTACAAAGACAATAGTTTATACGATAtgttttatttggcaaatttaaAGAAGGACTTCTCTCAGGAAACTGCTATGACCTCGGTGCCAGTTTGTAAACGTTTTGTCATTCCACTCCAGTGTGAGAAG GCTGTGAATGAGGGAGTTAATTTAGTAAGGATTCCAATGACTACAGCAAAAGCAAGGAAGGATGAGAATGGTGATATATATTGTGAGCCAGAGAACACATGTGAAG GTATTGAACTTCCTCGGATCAACTATGAATATAATGGCAAAAAGTACAGATACGTATATGCAACTCATGTGGAATGGCGACCCATTCCCACCAAG ATAGTAAAGTTTGACAATATCACAAAAGAGGTGTTGTCTTGGACTGAAGATATGAGCTGGCCTGCAGAACCGATGTTCATTCCACATCCGGAAGCTATAGAAGAGGATgatg GGGTCATACTGTCCTCTGTTGTGTCTTCAGATCCTAATAAAGCTCCATTTTTGCTTATACTGGATGCAAAAACATTTCAAGAGATGGGAAGGGCCAGTGTCAATGCAAACATCCATTTGGACCTGCACGGAATCTTCATACCAGAGGAGAATTTAACTAAATGA
- the bco1.L gene encoding beta,beta-carotene 15,15'-dioxygenase isoform X2 translates to MFYSHWFDGLALLHSFTFQNGEVYYRSKYLKSDTYNSNMEANRIVVSEFGTMAYPDPCKNIFSKAFTYLSHVVPAFTDNCLINIIKLGDDFYASTETNFIRKINPQNLETLEKVDYMKYVTVNIATSHPHYDSAGNTINMGTSIGDKAKTKYLLFKIPPKIPDNSKKSLLKHAEVVCSIPCNRLLSPSYYHSFGMTENYIIFIEQPLKLDIVKMATAYFRGVNWASCITFHKDDKTWIHIIDKRTKKHVSGKFYTDALVTYHHINAYEEDGHIVFDIIAYKDNSLYDMFYLANLKKDFSQETAMTSVPVCKRFVIPLQCEKAVNEGVNLVRIPMTTAKARKDENGDIYCEPENTCEGIELPRINYEYNGKKYRYVYATHVEWRPIPTKIVKFDNITKEVLSWTEDMSWPAEPMFIPHPEAIEEDDGVILSSVVSSDPNKAPFLLILDAKTFQEMGRASVNANIHLDLHGIFIPEENLTK, encoded by the exons ATGTTCTACAGCCACTGGTTTGATGGACTTGCTTTATTGCACAGCTTCACTTTTCAAAATG gtgaAGTTTACTACAGGAGTAAATACCTCAAAAGTGACACATACAACTCCAATATGGAGGCCAATCGAATAGTAGTATCAGAATTTGGGACCATGGCATATCCAGATccatgcaaaaatatattttccaa agcatttacctATCTGTCACATGTGGTGCCTGCGTTCACAGATAACTGTCTAATCAATATCATAAAGCTTGGTGATGATTTTTATGCATCTACTGAAACAAACTTTATCAGGAAAATAAATCCACAGAATTTGGAAACCTTGGAAAAG gtagATTATATGAAATATGTAACTGTCAATATTGCCACTTCTCATCCCCATTATGATTCTGCTGGCAACACAATAAATATGGGAACATCAATTGGTGACAAAGCAAAGACCAAGTACTTGTTATTTAAGATTCCACCTAAGATTCCAG ACAATTCAAAGAAGTCCCTGCTGAAACATGCCGAAGTAGTTTGTTCAATTCCATGTAATCGGCTTCTGAGCCCCAGCTACTACCACAGCTTTGGAATGACAGAAAATTACATCATATTCATAGAGCAACCCTTAAAGTTAGATATTGTGAAAATGGCAACAGCCTACTTCCGAGGAGTCAACTGGGCTTCATGCATTACCTTCCATAAAGATGATAAG actTGGATTCATATCATTGATAAAAGAACTAAAAAGCATGTTTCAGGAAAATTCTATACGGATGCCCTAGTCACATACCATCACATCAATGCCTATGAAGAAGATGGCCATATAGTATTTGATATTATCGCCTACAAAGACAATAGTTTATACGATAtgttttatttggcaaatttaaAGAAGGACTTCTCTCAGGAAACTGCTATGACCTCGGTGCCAGTTTGTAAACGTTTTGTCATTCCACTCCAGTGTGAGAAG GCTGTGAATGAGGGAGTTAATTTAGTAAGGATTCCAATGACTACAGCAAAAGCAAGGAAGGATGAGAATGGTGATATATATTGTGAGCCAGAGAACACATGTGAAG GTATTGAACTTCCTCGGATCAACTATGAATATAATGGCAAAAAGTACAGATACGTATATGCAACTCATGTGGAATGGCGACCCATTCCCACCAAG ATAGTAAAGTTTGACAATATCACAAAAGAGGTGTTGTCTTGGACTGAAGATATGAGCTGGCCTGCAGAACCGATGTTCATTCCACATCCGGAAGCTATAGAAGAGGATgatg GGGTCATACTGTCCTCTGTTGTGTCTTCAGATCCTAATAAAGCTCCATTTTTGCTTATACTGGATGCAAAAACATTTCAAGAGATGGGAAGGGCCAGTGTCAATGCAAACATCCATTTGGACCTGCACGGAATCTTCATACCAGAGGAGAATTTAACTAAATGA